The nucleotide window CGCGCGCGTCACCACGTCGAGGGAGAGGGCCGGGTCCGGTACCGCATAGTTGATCGTCGGCGGGATGCGGCCATGGGCGATGGTGAGGAGCGAGATCACCGCCTCGATGGCACCGGCGGCCGTCAGCGTATGGCCGATCATCGACTTGTTCGACGAGATCGGCAGGGTGCGGATGCGCTCGCCGAATACGGCCGCGCAACCCAGAGCCTCCATCTTGTCATTCTCCGGCGTCGACGTGCCGTGGGCGTTGATCGTGTCAATGGAATTTGGCTCCGTTCCGGCATCGTCGAGGGCTGCGCGGATGGCTGCGATGCCCGGCGCCCCGTCCGGACTAGACCGCGTGCGATGGAATCCGTCACCCTTCTCACCGCATCCGAGAACGTAGCCGAGGATCGTCGCACCACGCGCCCGGGCCGATTCGGCATTCTCGAGGACCAGGGCGGCGGCGCCCTCGCCCATGACGAAGCCGTCGCGGTTCTTGGAGAACGGCTTCGAGGCGCCCTCCGGCGGGTCGTTCTGGGTCGAAAGCGCCGACAGCAGCGAGAAGCGGATCAGTGATTCCGGGTTCACCGAACCGTCGGTGCCGATGCAAAGGGCAGCTTGCGTCTCGCCCCGCCGGATCGCCTCGACGCCGAGCTGGATCGCGGTGGCGCCCGAGGAACAGGCGGTGGACAGCGAGATCGGCGAGCCCTTGGTGCCGAACCGGTCGGCGATGTTGTCGGCTACCGTCGCGAAGATGAAGAGGTCGTGCCAAGCGTCGAACCGGCGGCTCGATGCAGCGCGCTGGAGGTCGGAATAGGTGACGTCGCCATTCTGGCCGGAGGCCTCGGCCATGGCCTGGCGCTGGGGCCATTCCATTTCCACGGGCGGCACGGCGATGAACAGGGCGCCGGGGAAGTCGCCTTTTCCGCCGATG belongs to Methylobacterium sp. 77 and includes:
- a CDS encoding beta-ketoacyl-ACP synthase, giving the protein MTNPSPRDADKFRDSYGRPLVAVTGLGIVTSLGQGQADNWAALTAGRSGIHTIARFPTEGLRTRIAGTVDFLDTDPLVAPALSQRFAEEAAEEAIAQSGIGGKGDFPGALFIAVPPVEMEWPQRQAMAEASGQNGDVTYSDLQRAASSRRFDAWHDLFIFATVADNIADRFGTKGSPISLSTACSSGATAIQLGVEAIRRGETQAALCIGTDGSVNPESLIRFSLLSALSTQNDPPEGASKPFSKNRDGFVMGEGAAALVLENAESARARGATILGYVLGCGEKGDGFHRTRSSPDGAPGIAAIRAALDDAGTEPNSIDTINAHGTSTPENDKMEALGCAAVFGERIRTLPISSNKSMIGHTLTAAGAIEAVISLLTIAHGRIPPTINYAVPDPALSLDVVTRARDARVSRVLSNSFGFGGQNTCLVLGDEPA